A part of Ignavibacteriales bacterium genomic DNA contains:
- a CDS encoding uroporphyrinogen decarboxylase: MSNIINDLFLRACKMQPIERTPIWVMRQAGRYLPEYRAIRAKADFLTMCKTPELAAQVTLQPVDIIGVDAAIIFSDILIIPEAMGMHLEMHEGRGPVFHHPIRNNDDFKKLKRFDPADKLKYVLDAVELSKKELNNRVPLIGFSGSPWTLLTYMVEGKGSKNFVEVKKLIYNNPKLAHSILEMLADIIADYLSAKIESGCNAVQIFDTWGGVLSQSDYLEFSLRYVTKIISQLKRNDEPVIFFAKGVHHNLDKIAASGANVLGLDWTMDLGAARQKVGHLVALQGNLDPTVLYANHNFIREEARKVLNSFGKGSGHVFNLGHGILPDVDPENLKALVQFVKDESKEYHKNI, from the coding sequence TTGTCAAATATTATAAATGATTTATTCTTACGCGCTTGTAAAATGCAGCCAATCGAACGAACGCCAATCTGGGTTATGCGTCAGGCAGGGCGGTACTTACCGGAGTACCGTGCTATTCGAGCCAAAGCAGATTTTTTAACAATGTGTAAAACTCCCGAACTTGCAGCCCAAGTTACTTTGCAGCCGGTTGATATTATTGGTGTTGATGCAGCAATTATTTTTTCAGACATACTCATTATTCCCGAAGCTATGGGAATGCATCTTGAAATGCATGAAGGCAGGGGTCCCGTCTTTCATCACCCGATTAGAAATAACGATGACTTCAAAAAATTAAAACGTTTTGATCCTGCAGATAAATTAAAATATGTGCTCGATGCTGTTGAACTAAGCAAAAAAGAATTGAACAACCGCGTACCATTAATTGGATTCAGCGGTTCACCGTGGACATTACTTACTTACATGGTTGAAGGAAAAGGCTCAAAGAATTTTGTTGAAGTGAAAAAACTAATTTACAATAATCCAAAACTAGCGCATTCAATTTTGGAAATGCTTGCTGACATAATAGCAGACTACCTTTCAGCAAAAATTGAATCCGGCTGTAACGCAGTTCAAATTTTTGATACCTGGGGAGGGGTACTTTCACAAAGTGATTATCTGGAATTTTCACTGCGTTATGTAACTAAAATAATTTCTCAATTGAAAAGAAATGATGAGCCGGTGATATTCTTTGCAAAAGGTGTCCATCATAATTTAGATAAAATAGCCGCAAGCGGTGCAAATGTACTTGGACTCGATTGGACAATGGATTTGGGCGCAGCTAGGCAAAAAGTGGGGCACTTAGTTGCACTGCAAGGAAATCTGGATCCAACCGTGCTTTACGCAAATCATAATTTTATTAGAGAAGAAGCGCGAAAAGTTTTAAATTCATTTGGAAAAGGGAGTGGTCACGTTTTTAATCTTGGTCATGGTATTCTTCCCGATGTTGACCCTGAAAATTTAAAAGCACTTGTACAATTTGTAAAAGATGAAAGTAAAGAATATCATAAAAACATTTAA
- a CDS encoding glutamyl-tRNA reductase, protein MNLFSVSINHRTAPVELRESLHLSKDEVSYLISKYKEGLLGEGLIISTCNRTEIYGVPSENNFSHTDIQKLLVEFKSDKISGAENFQNFFARDSVKHLFSVACGIDSLLIGDNQIFKQVKDSFQIAEEQKFTGTLMKKLFDSALRVGKRAITETAISEGAVTISFAAVQLIEKIFSSLSKKTAIVIGASETGELAARHLVDRNIGKLLITNRTFEKAEKLADELRGKPIRFEDFKQHLHLCDIIISATSSDNFILTRSDINAAMKKRNYASLVIADVAIPRDIDPDCKKIDYVFYHDIDSLNIIVDQNLAKRKNEIPKVQKIIEEETENFFNWFNSLQAAPTIKDLHDYFEAVRAEEVEKNINKFSEADKEKFEIITKRIINKLLHHPTIALRKAAGEEQNSNQVVEKINLIRELFGIDHTTNKIDKEENK, encoded by the coding sequence ATGAATCTATTTTCTGTTTCAATAAATCATCGGACAGCACCAGTTGAACTGAGAGAATCTCTTCATCTCAGCAAGGATGAAGTGAGTTATCTTATTTCGAAATATAAAGAAGGTTTACTTGGGGAAGGACTAATTATTTCTACCTGTAACCGTACAGAAATATACGGAGTTCCATCAGAAAATAATTTTTCCCACACTGATATTCAAAAACTTTTAGTCGAATTTAAAAGTGATAAAATATCCGGGGCAGAAAATTTTCAGAATTTCTTTGCCCGTGATTCTGTTAAACATTTATTTAGTGTGGCTTGCGGAATAGATTCGCTTCTAATCGGTGATAATCAGATTTTCAAACAAGTGAAAGATTCTTTTCAAATTGCCGAAGAACAAAAGTTTACCGGAACATTAATGAAAAAACTTTTTGATTCTGCCTTACGCGTTGGTAAACGAGCAATCACCGAAACAGCTATCAGCGAAGGTGCTGTAACTATTAGTTTCGCCGCAGTTCAGCTTATCGAAAAAATATTTTCATCACTTTCTAAAAAAACTGCAATTGTTATTGGTGCCAGCGAAACAGGCGAACTGGCAGCGCGACATCTTGTGGACAGAAATATAGGCAAGCTGTTAATTACAAACAGGACATTTGAAAAAGCCGAAAAATTAGCCGATGAATTACGCGGCAAACCAATTAGGTTCGAAGACTTTAAGCAGCATCTGCACCTTTGTGATATCATCATCAGTGCAACGAGTTCTGACAACTTTATCCTGACAAGAAGCGATATTAATGCCGCTATGAAAAAAAGAAATTATGCTTCGCTTGTAATTGCAGATGTCGCTATCCCAAGAGATATTGATCCCGATTGCAAAAAAATTGATTATGTATTTTATCATGATATTGATTCGTTAAATATTATTGTTGATCAAAATCTTGCTAAGCGTAAAAATGAGATCCCAAAAGTTCAAAAAATAATTGAAGAAGAAACAGAGAACTTTTTTAATTGGTTCAACTCGCTTCAAGCGGCACCGACTATAAAAGACCTTCATGATTATTTTGAAGCTGTAAGGGCAGAAGAAGTAGAAAAAAATATAAATAAATTTTCTGAAGCCGATAAAGAAAAATTTGAAATAATCACCAAAAGAATAATTAATAAATTACTGCATCACCCCACAATTGCACTTCGCAAAGCTGCGGGTGAAGAACAAAATTCAAATCAAGTTGTGGAAAAAATTAATTTGATCCGCGAATTATTTGGAATTGATCATACAACAAATAAAATAGATAAAGAAGAAAATAAGTGA
- a CDS encoding T9SS type A sorting domain-containing protein, whose protein sequence is MKSKIFIVLIFIINGLCLAQQNTFNKEAELKKFVERRGKVEETSPNIYKLTYRDGSQRVFNFNQSEKLNEIDNGIDTTIINVWEIDTTKFAGMFKFWQEVEVANTEFFPVLIDDLNKNNLPELYGYSNYSTLGSQPYGGPVKVFESNETGIYQNIFTYDSTTIFVHALGDIHNPVGKEIYLRSRITNSGTVYKGDSFGQLPTNFDFIFYYNNQFQINDMTFGDFDINKITDCAFTSANDGGIPRIILGEFRDSINNFVTVFEQVTEGECPSGFAIGDFDQDGKTELVSSTGNGNIYIIENNNENQYSLVSQFLFPSLDAYMQTVTNDIDGNGKPEFWIGGQNLLDGITTYQCYESDSDNSYHPIARIELRYSVSLGTNYIQAADIDDDGKEELIISSGNNIFILKFVGSSGEHIYKLLYAKLGEATQIGAEFYPVAIADLDGDGMKDLLLPFRKYVEPIVYAFSYILRKSNTTGVENENSQIFQDTFISSYPNPFNATSTISFQLNETSKVQIKIFNTLGKEITTLLEKDLTPNSYTISWEAINKNGGPLPSGVYLIVLQTKNSIKSIKTILLK, encoded by the coding sequence ATGAAAAGCAAAATATTTATTGTCCTGATTTTTATTATAAATGGTCTGTGTCTTGCACAGCAAAACACTTTTAACAAAGAAGCTGAACTGAAAAAGTTTGTTGAACGCCGCGGAAAGGTTGAAGAAACTTCTCCAAATATTTATAAACTCACTTACAGAGACGGTTCTCAAAGAGTATTTAACTTTAATCAGAGCGAAAAGTTAAATGAGATAGACAACGGTATAGACACAACTATAATAAATGTTTGGGAAATAGACACAACAAAATTTGCTGGTATGTTTAAGTTTTGGCAAGAGGTTGAGGTAGCAAACACAGAATTTTTTCCAGTACTTATTGATGATTTAAACAAAAATAATTTGCCCGAGCTATATGGGTATAGCAATTACTCCACACTTGGGTCACAACCATATGGTGGCCCAGTAAAGGTATTTGAATCTAATGAAACTGGAATATATCAGAATATTTTTACATATGATTCCACAACTATTTTTGTACATGCTTTAGGTGATATTCATAACCCTGTGGGAAAGGAGATATATTTAAGATCCCGAATAACAAACAGTGGAACGGTTTATAAAGGCGATTCGTTTGGGCAATTGCCGACAAATTTCGATTTCATCTTTTACTATAATAACCAATTCCAAATAAATGATATGACATTTGGAGATTTTGATATAAATAAAATAACTGATTGTGCATTTACTAGTGCCAATGATGGTGGTATCCCAAGAATTATTTTAGGTGAATTCAGGGATAGCATAAATAATTTTGTTACGGTATTCGAGCAAGTAACTGAAGGTGAATGCCCATCGGGTTTTGCAATAGGCGATTTTGATCAAGACGGGAAAACTGAATTAGTTTCAAGTACAGGAAATGGTAATATATACATAATAGAAAATAATAATGAGAACCAATATTCACTTGTTAGTCAATTCTTATTTCCTTCCTTAGATGCGTATATGCAAACAGTAACAAATGATATTGACGGAAATGGTAAACCAGAATTCTGGATTGGTGGTCAAAATCTTCTTGATGGAATTACTACTTATCAATGTTATGAATCAGACTCTGATAATAGTTATCATCCTATAGCAAGAATAGAATTGAGATATTCGGTTTCTCTCGGGACAAATTATATTCAGGCAGCGGATATTGATGATGATGGAAAGGAAGAACTGATAATTTCCAGCGGTAATAATATCTTTATTCTAAAGTTTGTCGGTTCAAGCGGAGAACATATTTACAAATTGTTATATGCCAAATTAGGCGAGGCTACACAAATAGGTGCTGAATTTTATCCAGTTGCCATTGCTGATCTGGACGGGGACGGAATGAAGGATTTGCTCCTGCCATTTCGTAAATATGTTGAACCGATCGTATATGCTTTTAGTTATATTCTCCGTAAATCGAATACCACCGGGGTGGAAAATGAGAATTCTCAAATTTTTCAAGATACATTTATCAGCAGTTATCCAAATCCGTTTAATGCAACAAGTACTATAAGTTTTCAACTAAATGAGACATCAAAAGTTCAAATAAAAATCTTCAATACCTTAGGGAAAGAAATAACAACGCTGTTAGAAAAAGATCTTACTCCCAACAGCTACACAATAAGCTGGGAAGCAATTAACAAAAATGGTGGTCCACTACCAAGTGGTGTTTATCTAATTGTTCTACAAACAAAGAATTCGATAAAATCAATCAAAACAATTTTATTAAAATAA
- the hemC gene encoding hydroxymethylbilane synthase produces MKKKIIIGSRGSELALWQAKFIKSSLEKNNRFVDVEIKIIKTKGDKILNVALSKIGDKSLFTKELEVELQNGNIDLAVHSLKDLQTILPDKLQLTCVTKRHPVEDVLVARKKGITIHNLKEGAIVATGSLRRRCQLLHIRPDIRIVELRGNVPSRIQKFIDSDWDAIILARAGVERLKLSRYISSIISTKDILPAVGQGALGLETRKDNFRINEILLPLHDENTYIAVAAERALLKTLEGGCQVPIGAFAEVKSSGLYLDALVGSLDGSLTFRKKIRGSKFNPEKLGQSLARDLLKAGAKKILDEVYLTVRN; encoded by the coding sequence GTGAAGAAGAAAATAATCATAGGCTCAAGAGGAAGTGAACTTGCTTTATGGCAGGCAAAATTTATTAAATCGTCTTTGGAGAAAAATAATCGCTTCGTTGATGTTGAAATTAAAATAATCAAAACAAAGGGCGATAAAATCCTCAACGTCGCTCTTTCCAAAATTGGTGATAAATCTCTTTTCACAAAAGAACTTGAAGTTGAACTGCAGAATGGCAATATTGACTTAGCTGTTCATAGTCTGAAAGATCTTCAGACGATCTTACCGGACAAACTTCAACTAACCTGTGTTACAAAACGACATCCGGTTGAAGATGTTTTAGTCGCACGAAAGAAAGGCATTACAATTCATAATTTGAAGGAGGGTGCCATTGTAGCAACAGGATCATTGCGGCGCCGATGCCAACTTTTACACATTCGTCCGGATATTCGAATTGTTGAACTTAGAGGGAATGTTCCTTCCAGAATTCAGAAATTTATAGATTCGGATTGGGACGCAATTATACTTGCCCGGGCAGGTGTTGAAAGACTAAAATTAAGCAGATATATTTCTTCAATAATCAGTACAAAAGATATTCTTCCCGCTGTTGGACAAGGTGCTTTAGGATTAGAAACACGCAAAGATAACTTTAGAATAAATGAGATATTACTACCCCTTCATGACGAAAACACTTACATCGCAGTAGCTGCCGAACGTGCACTTCTAAAAACTCTTGAGGGCGGCTGCCAGGTTCCTATTGGAGCTTTTGCCGAAGTAAAATCGAGCGGCTTATATCTTGACGCACTCGTTGGCTCGCTGGATGGTTCATTGACTTTTAGAAAGAAAATTCGCGGAAGCAAATTTAATCCTGAAAAATTGGGTCAATCGCTTGCAAGAGATTTATTGAAGGCTGGTGCTAAAAAAATATTAGACGAAGTTTATTTAACAGTAAGGAATTAA
- the radA gene encoding DNA repair protein RadA, translating into MSKTKIKYICSNCGYESLRWIGKCPECDKWNSFTEEIIESGLRKPNISKSKYVVNNISDISANEDERILTNISEFDRVLGGGIMPGSIILLGGDPGIGKSTLAMQAAAKIRQKVLYVTGEESEKQIKLRSARLKINSDNFYVQAETELSNILGAIKEIAPAVVVIDSIQTTYRNELENSAGTITQIRECTAMLMEEAKKNHYSVIIIGHVTKDGMIAGPKILEHIVDTVLQFEGESNHSFRILRAQKNRFGSTNEIGVFEMIEEGLREVSNPSALFLSERGKQIPGSVVTSSIEGTRPILLEVQALVTPSNYGYPQRVSNGFDQKRLAILLAVLEKRAGVRASANNVFVNIAGGIRVAEPAIDLAVCVSIASSLFDKVVDNQTILIGEIGLGGEVRSVGNIEKRIQEAQKLGFSKIILPLSNHKSLQNNFSAKLIPVEYLNDAIISLLK; encoded by the coding sequence ATGTCAAAGACAAAAATAAAATATATTTGTTCAAACTGCGGTTATGAATCTCTGCGGTGGATTGGCAAATGTCCCGAATGTGATAAATGGAACAGCTTCACCGAAGAGATAATAGAATCTGGATTGCGCAAACCGAACATTTCTAAATCAAAATATGTGGTCAATAATATTTCTGATATTTCTGCAAATGAAGATGAAAGAATTTTAACTAATATTTCTGAGTTTGACAGGGTACTTGGCGGGGGTATAATGCCGGGCAGTATTATTCTTCTTGGTGGCGATCCCGGAATTGGAAAATCAACTCTCGCCATGCAGGCAGCCGCTAAAATTCGGCAAAAAGTTTTATACGTAACCGGAGAAGAATCTGAAAAGCAAATCAAGTTGCGCTCGGCAAGATTAAAAATAAATTCGGATAATTTTTATGTGCAGGCAGAAACAGAGCTGTCAAATATACTTGGAGCCATCAAAGAAATTGCACCAGCCGTCGTTGTGATTGATTCAATTCAAACTACTTATAGAAATGAATTAGAAAATTCTGCCGGTACGATAACTCAGATTCGTGAATGTACTGCAATGCTTATGGAGGAGGCAAAGAAAAATCATTACTCCGTTATCATCATCGGGCATGTAACAAAAGATGGAATGATTGCCGGGCCCAAAATTCTTGAACACATTGTAGATACAGTTCTTCAGTTTGAAGGTGAATCAAATCATTCTTTCAGGATTTTACGTGCGCAGAAAAACAGGTTTGGCAGTACAAATGAAATTGGTGTATTTGAAATGATAGAAGAGGGATTGCGCGAAGTATCAAACCCAAGTGCGCTTTTCTTAAGTGAGAGAGGAAAACAAATTCCCGGCTCGGTTGTTACTTCAAGTATTGAAGGCACCCGCCCCATCCTGCTTGAAGTGCAGGCACTTGTCACTCCGTCCAATTACGGCTATCCGCAGCGTGTTTCGAATGGATTCGATCAGAAAAGATTAGCGATATTGCTTGCCGTTCTTGAGAAACGGGCAGGGGTAAGAGCATCTGCAAATAATGTGTTCGTAAATATTGCAGGTGGGATCAGAGTTGCGGAACCGGCGATTGATCTTGCTGTTTGTGTTAGCATAGCTTCAAGTTTGTTCGATAAAGTTGTTGATAATCAAACAATTCTTATCGGTGAAATTGGCTTGGGGGGAGAAGTGCGAAGTGTTGGTAATATTGAAAAAAGAATTCAGGAAGCACAAAAACTTGGATTTTCAAAAATTATTTTGCCTCTTTCAAATCACAAATCTCTTCAGAATAATTTTTCTGCAAAATTAATTCCTGTGGAATACCTAAACGATGCGATTATTTCACTATTAAAATAA
- a CDS encoding PH domain-containing protein — protein MRTLLKTNEKIIFKTYKHWLVLVPAALIALLISGFSLYFYFSAETKNIIFLLLVLFAVGFFVYKYFERLYDVWVVTNLRVIDEEGVFSIKAKESPLEKINNTSYQQSFLGRLMKYGNVQIQTAAELGMTNYSFLMYPNKLKDAITTAQEEYKIYQLKLRSDSYSPDEATKVCPFCAETIKAKAVVCRYCGKELPPPTA, from the coding sequence ATGAGAACCCTGCTTAAAACCAATGAAAAAATAATTTTCAAAACTTACAAACATTGGCTCGTACTGGTTCCTGCAGCATTAATTGCGCTGCTTATTTCCGGTTTTAGTTTATACTTTTATTTCTCAGCAGAGACTAAAAATATTATTTTTCTTTTATTAGTACTGTTTGCTGTTGGCTTTTTTGTTTATAAATATTTCGAAAGACTTTACGATGTTTGGGTTGTTACTAATTTGAGAGTGATTGATGAGGAAGGGGTATTTTCGATAAAAGCAAAAGAGAGTCCACTGGAAAAAATAAATAACACTTCCTATCAACAAAGTTTTTTAGGAAGACTTATGAAATATGGAAACGTTCAAATTCAGACAGCTGCTGAGTTGGGGATGACAAACTATTCTTTTCTTATGTACCCAAATAAATTAAAGGACGCAATTACCACCGCACAGGAAGAATATAAAATTTATCAGCTAAAACTTCGCTCGGATTCTTACTCACCTGATGAGGCAACCAAAGTCTGCCCGTTTTGTGCCGAAACTATTAAAGCTAAAGCTGTCGTTTGCAGATATTGCGGTAAAGAATTACCCCCGCCAACAGCTTGA
- the ccsA gene encoding cytochrome c biogenesis protein CcsA, with translation MKTVIDIINSILPFSYLLTFSIYTYDFMKGTKHFTNSKRLFLFLTLLLHAAFLLMRTIEFNHPPITNVFEIFTVLAFAISFSYFILELVTDIRGTGPFIIIISIIFQIISTIFIQDLLIVKEVLRNNLLGSHVLSALIGYSGITISAVYGFLYLTLYKDLKYNRFGLVFNRLPSLEILEKLSFYSAVIGFCLLTIAITIGIIWLPTAFPDFSYTDPKLVGTLIVWLLYGIGILSKLWGKLRGRKLILLSIVGFIIAILSTSLSNFLAKSFHSFY, from the coding sequence ATGAAAACTGTCATAGATATAATAAATAGTATTCTTCCATTCAGTTATTTACTAACTTTTTCGATTTATACATATGATTTTATGAAAGGGACAAAACATTTTACAAATTCAAAACGGCTGTTTCTGTTTCTTACTTTACTTTTGCATGCAGCGTTCTTGTTAATGCGTACAATTGAATTTAACCACCCTCCAATCACTAATGTATTCGAAATATTTACTGTGCTTGCTTTCGCTATTAGTTTTTCATATTTCATTTTAGAATTAGTAACTGATATAAGAGGAACCGGCCCATTTATTATCATCATTTCAATTATCTTCCAAATAATTTCAACTATTTTTATTCAGGATTTACTCATAGTTAAAGAAGTGCTTCGTAATAATCTGCTTGGCTCTCATGTACTTAGTGCTTTGATTGGATACTCCGGAATTACTATTTCGGCAGTTTATGGATTTTTATATCTAACTCTTTACAAAGATTTAAAGTATAATAGATTTGGTTTGGTTTTTAATCGTTTGCCATCGCTCGAAATTCTTGAAAAATTAAGTTTCTACTCAGCAGTAATCGGATTCTGCCTGCTTACAATCGCAATTACAATTGGTATCATTTGGCTGCCGACTGCTTTTCCTGATTTTTCTTATACAGATCCAAAACTTGTTGGCACTTTAATAGTCTGGCTTCTTTACGGAATTGGTATCCTCAGTAAGTTGTGGGGAAAACTTCGGGGGAGAAAATTAATCTTATTATCTATCGTCGGATTTATTATTGCAATTTTGTCTACTTCGCTTTCTAATTTTTTAGCAAAAAGTTTTCATTCATTTTATTAA
- a CDS encoding T9SS type A sorting domain-containing protein, whose amino-acid sequence MLAKINSQKAINYSVKQIAILIVILLSSAIFSQAPNWTTIKETNVFTGTEFTQPDVDIFTNGYGNHVIIKRKTELKYFRMNANGIATDSAQIESYLESTPVVSPSISGDASNLYIVYRNYEATTLTAKVSTNGGSSWDYISPNPSNSNSSQIESVMSNGKLHVVYEVSGLIKYRNWNGTYWSSEKSVSNSEIGYFPRIIAWYLGSVDRVYFLYDKANSNEGRWREFNVANNSWVTSSPQTAFTTSDYSSPTGFMVDNSYIFFYYAIGSTDHFFQYTIRRKTDNLHIDDSFAEPYNQTYKTFSTTTANNVSHTVFFSEGQLLDGVAEYGLNRAKGNGSGTSDIDLVFTNPDLSPIFEVLNISSSGNDVHVIWLDNLPGHNQYKLRYIYDDQAPLTPTNFTGTTYNNHPKLTWSLINGPDVVYEIHRKVSPLGEPAGTWQLLTDNVSASTSSYVDNGFEITGQHREGFVEYKMRAKDLQPIFSAFTGVVSYSYYGVNKINFGSVKEFSLSQNYPNPFNPSTVISYSIPFEGSVRLRVFNMLGETVSELVNQTQTAGEYQTTFDAGNLASGMYFYSIEAVSSDGSQNLKEVKKMLLQK is encoded by the coding sequence ATGTTAGCAAAAATAAATTCGCAAAAGGCGATCAACTATTCTGTAAAACAAATAGCAATTTTAATAGTAATACTTTTATCATCTGCGATTTTTTCCCAAGCACCTAACTGGACAACCATTAAAGAAACAAATGTTTTTACCGGTACAGAATTTACTCAGCCTGATGTTGATATTTTCACGAATGGTTATGGAAACCACGTCATTATAAAACGAAAAACAGAGTTGAAATATTTCAGAATGAATGCAAATGGCATCGCAACTGATTCTGCCCAAATTGAGAGCTACCTTGAAAGTACGCCAGTTGTTTCGCCAAGTATTTCAGGTGATGCTTCTAATTTATATATTGTTTACAGAAATTATGAGGCAACAACTCTAACAGCTAAAGTTAGCACAAATGGTGGCAGTTCGTGGGACTATATCTCGCCAAACCCTTCGAATAGCAATTCATCACAAATTGAATCTGTAATGTCAAACGGTAAACTACACGTTGTTTATGAAGTCTCGGGTTTAATTAAATACCGAAATTGGAATGGAACATATTGGTCATCCGAGAAATCCGTTTCAAACAGCGAAATTGGTTATTTCCCTCGCATTATTGCCTGGTATTTAGGGAGCGTTGATAGGGTTTATTTTTTATATGATAAAGCTAATTCTAACGAGGGGCGATGGAGAGAGTTTAATGTTGCAAATAATAGTTGGGTAACCAGCAGCCCACAAACTGCATTTACAACTTCCGATTATTCCTCCCCAACTGGTTTTATGGTTGATAATTCATATATCTTTTTTTATTATGCTATCGGATCAACCGATCATTTCTTCCAATACACCATTCGACGTAAGACTGATAATTTACACATTGATGATAGCTTTGCTGAACCATATAATCAAACTTATAAAACTTTTTCAACAACCACTGCGAACAATGTATCTCACACAGTCTTTTTTTCAGAGGGTCAGCTACTTGATGGTGTAGCAGAGTATGGTCTAAATAGAGCGAAAGGTAATGGTAGTGGGACTTCAGATATCGATCTAGTATTTACGAATCCAGATCTTTCACCAATCTTTGAAGTATTAAATATCTCTTCTTCTGGAAATGATGTGCACGTAATATGGTTAGATAATTTACCAGGACACAATCAATATAAATTGCGCTATATTTACGATGACCAAGCCCCCCTTACACCAACAAACTTTACAGGCACAACATATAATAATCATCCTAAACTAACCTGGAGTTTAATAAATGGACCAGATGTGGTTTATGAAATTCATCGTAAAGTATCTCCATTAGGCGAACCTGCCGGTACCTGGCAGCTATTAACTGATAATGTTAGCGCTAGTACTTCATCTTATGTTGACAATGGTTTTGAAATCACCGGTCAACACAGAGAAGGATTTGTAGAATATAAAATGAGAGCAAAAGATTTACAGCCTATCTTTTCTGCTTTTACAGGCGTTGTATCTTATTCATACTATGGAGTTAATAAAATTAACTTCGGAAGTGTTAAAGAATTCTCCCTCTCCCAAAATTATCCCAACCCTTTCAACCCAAGCACAGTTATTTCTTACTCCATTCCTTTTGAGGGAAGTGTGAGACTCAGAGTATTCAATATGCTTGGTGAAACAGTAAGCGAGCTTGTTAATCAAACTCAAACTGCTGGTGAGTATCAAACTACTTTCGATGCAGGCAATCTTGCCTCTGGAATGTATTTCTATTCAATCGAAGCTGTCTCTTCTGATGGCTCGCAGAATCTCAAAGAAGTGAAGAAGATGCTGCTGCAGAAATAA
- a CDS encoding uroporphyrinogen-III synthase has translation MLPLKNKKVVICRALDQSFELSERLTQLGAQVISFPTIKILPPSEWTEVDHVINSIKNFDFIIFTSANAVKIFYSRILEIKKKKDFKYAQVICVGNKTKTACEQLGINVNFIPDDFSSEGIINKYKTVLAGRKVLYPRSSIGRKEIITQLKLLGTEITAVDIYRTIAPTDLEFEEVRSLLIKTAVDIFIFTSPSTFENFLILLNIEDPGNYFSGKIVAAIGPTTKKAIEERSVKVSIMPQVHSMDGLMTAVANYFS, from the coding sequence ATGCTGCCGCTGAAAAATAAAAAGGTGGTCATCTGCCGCGCACTTGATCAATCATTTGAATTATCAGAAAGATTAACACAGCTCGGTGCTCAAGTCATTTCCTTTCCGACAATAAAAATTTTACCTCCTTCGGAATGGACAGAGGTTGACCACGTAATTAACTCAATAAAAAATTTTGACTTTATCATTTTTACCTCGGCAAATGCTGTAAAAATATTTTACTCAAGAATTTTAGAAATTAAAAAGAAAAAAGATTTCAAATACGCACAGGTAATTTGTGTAGGCAATAAAACTAAAACTGCTTGTGAACAGCTTGGAATAAATGTTAATTTTATCCCGGATGATTTCTCTTCTGAAGGTATTATAAATAAATATAAAACTGTTTTAGCCGGCAGAAAAGTTTTGTACCCTCGATCTTCTATCGGTAGAAAAGAGATAATTACTCAACTTAAATTATTAGGAACTGAAATTACTGCGGTTGATATTTACAGAACGATCGCACCAACTGATTTGGAATTTGAGGAAGTACGTTCGTTATTAATAAAAACTGCTGTTGACATTTTTATTTTTACAAGTCCATCAACATTCGAAAATTTTTTAATTCTTCTGAATATTGAAGATCCTGGAAATTATTTTTCGGGGAAAATTGTTGCTGCAATCGGTCCAACAACAAAAAAAGCGATTGAGGAAAGAAGTGTTAAGGTGTCGATCATGCCGCAAGTTCATTCGATGGATGGATTAATGACTGCTGTCGCAAATTATTTTTCATAA